In Archangium violaceum, the following are encoded in one genomic region:
- a CDS encoding MFS transporter produces MPPIQAAGRLPIIGFYVLYFSVTGIVLPFLPAYLKSLALSVTQVGLLLCLSPLLALGAPHFWAHLADRTGRPNRVLTVLAIGMCAGFSPLLFVDRFPTLVLTFAAYAFFASSITPLVDSLALQHVARTGGSYAHLRLFGSLGFVLSSTLFGLLVDSVGRATVLVPLALLATLALWSLTLQEPGVPTQSTLHPLSGLRLLADRDLRWLLAASALHWIACAPYHGTFSIFVGSLGLRPSVVGLSAGLGVAAELGVMLLYPRVAERISPRHLLALAFVVSALRWAGLSQATSAPVIAALSSLHGMTFGAFYVSAIAFVARRVPPHLRSSGQGLFAAVTFGVGGLVGYASAGAGYDWLGGHRLFAVASVLELASTALVLRITPQESVRPA; encoded by the coding sequence ATGCCCCCTATCCAAGCCGCCGGACGGCTCCCGATCATCGGCTTCTACGTCCTCTACTTCAGCGTCACCGGCATCGTCCTGCCCTTCCTCCCCGCCTACCTCAAGTCCCTCGCACTCTCCGTCACCCAGGTAGGACTCCTCCTGTGCCTCAGCCCCTTGCTGGCCCTGGGAGCTCCTCACTTCTGGGCCCATCTCGCCGATCGCACCGGCCGCCCCAACCGCGTCCTCACCGTGCTCGCCATCGGCATGTGCGCGGGCTTCAGCCCCCTGCTCTTCGTCGACCGCTTCCCCACCCTCGTCCTCACCTTCGCGGCCTACGCCTTCTTCGCCTCCTCCATCACTCCCCTGGTGGACAGCCTCGCCCTCCAGCACGTCGCCCGCACCGGGGGCTCCTATGCCCACCTGCGCCTCTTCGGCTCCCTCGGGTTCGTGCTCTCCTCCACCCTCTTCGGCCTCCTCGTGGACTCCGTGGGCCGCGCCACCGTCCTCGTTCCCCTCGCACTCCTGGCCACGCTCGCCCTCTGGAGCCTCACCCTCCAAGAGCCGGGAGTCCCCACCCAGAGCACCCTCCACCCCCTCTCCGGTCTCAGGCTCCTGGCCGACCGCGACCTGCGCTGGCTCCTCGCCGCCTCCGCCCTCCATTGGATCGCCTGCGCGCCCTACCACGGCACCTTCTCCATCTTCGTCGGCTCGCTCGGGCTGCGTCCCTCGGTGGTGGGCCTGTCCGCCGGCCTCGGAGTCGCCGCCGAGCTGGGCGTGATGCTCCTCTACCCCCGCGTCGCCGAGCGCATCTCACCCCGCCACCTGCTGGCCCTCGCCTTCGTCGTGAGCGCCCTGCGCTGGGCGGGCCTCTCCCAGGCCACCTCGGCTCCCGTCATCGCCGCCCTCTCCTCCCTCCATGGCATGACCTTCGGCGCCTTCTACGTGTCCGCCATCGCCTTCGTGGCCCGCCGCGTCCCTCCCCACCTGCGCTCCTCCGGCCAGGGCCTCTTCGCCGCCGTCACCTTCGGGGTCGGAGGCCTGGTGGGCTATGCCTCCGCCGGGGCCGGCTACGACTGGCTCGGGGGCCACCGCCTCTTCGCCGTCGCCAGCGTCCTCGAGCTGGCCTCCACCGCGCTCGTTCTCCGCATCACTCCCCAGGAGTCCGTCCGCCCGGCGTGA
- the fdxA gene encoding ferredoxin FdxA, protein MAYVVTEPCIKCKYTDCVEVCPVNCFYEGSNFLVIHPDECIDCGACEPVCPTKAIFPESDLPSEYAEYKALNAQFATQWPNIAEKKASLPDAEAFKDKKGKRSMLEPKPGK, encoded by the coding sequence ATGGCGTACGTGGTCACCGAGCCTTGCATCAAGTGCAAGTACACCGACTGTGTCGAGGTCTGCCCGGTCAATTGCTTCTACGAGGGGTCCAACTTCCTGGTCATCCACCCCGACGAGTGCATCGACTGTGGCGCGTGTGAGCCGGTCTGCCCGACGAAGGCGATCTTCCCCGAGTCGGACCTGCCCTCCGAGTACGCCGAGTACAAGGCGCTGAACGCGCAGTTCGCCACCCAGTGGCCGAACATCGCGGAGAAGAAGGCCTCGCTGCCCGACGCCGAGGCGTTCAAGGACAAGAAGGGCAAGCGCAGCATGCTGGAGCCCAAGCCCGGCAAGTGA
- the asd gene encoding aspartate-semialdehyde dehydrogenase gives MAKLRAVLIGATGLAGQQFIAALKDHPYIELTGLAASPRSAGKAYVEALRTANGMTAWFVPEALPESIAKMKVVSGEEVQAKDYDIAFSAVESDVAKDMEPRLARDIPVFSAASAFRYEADVPLLIPPVNAAHSPLVREQQKRRGWKGFIVPIPNCTTTGLAITLAPLHERFGIKSVLMTSMQAMSGAGRSPGVIGLDILDNVIPYIPKEEEKVQVETKKILGVLDAGGAAISPHDVRVSCTCTRVAVMEGHTESVFVSLARKASVQEVVAAMREWRGAELSRNLPSAPPRWIEVLDEPFRPQPRLDRDTHGGMATTVGRVREDAVLENGFKYMLVSHNTKMGAAKGAILVAELMRAQGLLG, from the coding sequence ATGGCCAAGCTTCGTGCCGTCCTCATCGGAGCCACCGGACTCGCCGGTCAGCAGTTCATCGCCGCGCTGAAGGATCACCCCTACATCGAGCTCACCGGGCTGGCGGCCTCGCCGCGCTCCGCAGGCAAAGCCTACGTCGAGGCGCTCCGCACCGCCAACGGGATGACCGCCTGGTTCGTCCCCGAGGCGCTCCCGGAGTCGATCGCGAAGATGAAAGTGGTGAGCGGTGAGGAGGTGCAGGCCAAGGACTACGACATCGCCTTCTCGGCGGTGGAGTCGGACGTGGCCAAGGACATGGAGCCGCGGCTGGCCCGGGACATCCCCGTGTTCTCCGCGGCCAGCGCCTTCCGCTACGAGGCGGACGTGCCGCTGCTCATCCCTCCGGTGAACGCCGCCCACTCCCCGCTGGTGCGCGAGCAGCAGAAGCGCCGCGGCTGGAAGGGCTTCATCGTCCCCATCCCCAACTGCACCACCACGGGCCTGGCCATCACGCTGGCCCCGCTGCACGAGCGCTTCGGCATCAAGTCGGTGCTGATGACCTCGATGCAGGCCATGTCCGGCGCGGGCCGCTCGCCGGGCGTCATCGGCCTGGACATCCTGGACAACGTCATCCCCTACATCCCCAAGGAGGAGGAGAAGGTCCAGGTGGAGACGAAGAAGATCCTCGGCGTGCTGGATGCCGGGGGCGCCGCCATCTCGCCGCACGACGTCCGGGTGTCCTGCACCTGCACGCGCGTGGCGGTGATGGAGGGCCACACCGAGTCCGTCTTCGTGTCGCTCGCCCGCAAGGCCTCCGTGCAGGAGGTGGTGGCGGCGATGCGCGAGTGGCGGGGCGCCGAGCTGTCGCGGAATCTGCCGTCCGCGCCGCCGCGGTGGATCGAGGTGCTGGATGAGCCCTTCCGCCCGCAGCCGCGCCTGGATCGGGACACCCACGGGGGCATGGCCACCACGGTGGGCCGGGTGCGCGAGGACGCCGTGCTGGAGAACGGCTTCAAGTACATGCTCGTCTCCCACAACACGAAGATGGGAGCGGCCAAGGGAGCCATCCTGGTAGCCGAACTGATGCGTGCCCAAGGGCTCCTGGGGTGA
- a CDS encoding rhodanese-like domain-containing protein has protein sequence MLDPRMPCTELYVRLGDEEVLVLDCRDPDDWVRYGLHIPGALWMPFEELLREAEVLPDDELIVVCGCAEDGSDARRACRLLQLRGRNAICLEGGLQAWITTGLPTESHEVGASVGMC, from the coding sequence GTGCTGGATCCCCGTATGCCCTGTACCGAGCTCTACGTGCGGCTCGGGGACGAAGAGGTGCTCGTCCTCGACTGTCGTGATCCCGATGACTGGGTCCGTTACGGACTGCACATCCCTGGCGCCCTGTGGATGCCCTTCGAGGAACTCCTCCGGGAGGCGGAGGTGCTCCCCGATGACGAGCTCATCGTCGTGTGTGGGTGCGCCGAGGATGGTTCCGACGCGCGCCGGGCCTGCCGCCTGCTCCAGTTACGAGGGCGCAACGCCATCTGCCTGGAGGGCGGCCTCCAGGCATGGATCACCACCGGCTTGCCAACCGAGAGCCATGAAGTGGGGGCCTCGGTGGGCATGTGCTGA
- a CDS encoding acyl-CoA dehydrogenase family protein, protein MLHGYGLYQEEHEAFRRTVRAVIDKELKPFAQEWEEKEEFPRELFTRFAELGFLGLKYPEEYGGSNAGELYEAVLLEEMGRCGSGGLAASLGAQHTIATGPLHKYGTEDQKRRFLVPALRGEKIGAFGITEPNAGSDVAGLRTTARLDGDHYVVNGSKTYITNGVRADFLVLAVKTQPDAGHKGLSLLVVEKGTPGFSVGRKLKKLGWRASDTAELFLEDCRVPASNLLGGVEGQGFYQIMGNFQWERLSLALGAVGAMEEMLEVVMAHVRERRAFGHSLNEFQVVRHRIAELATEFEAARQLTYHALRLHVGGEFAIAQTSMAKKVATETACRVADACLQLHGGAGYMMEYDIQRHWRDARLGPIGGGTSEIMNEIIAKQLGL, encoded by the coding sequence ATGCTGCATGGATATGGGCTGTACCAGGAGGAGCACGAGGCCTTCCGCCGCACGGTCCGGGCGGTGATCGACAAGGAGCTGAAGCCCTTCGCCCAGGAGTGGGAGGAGAAGGAGGAGTTCCCTCGGGAGCTCTTCACCCGCTTCGCCGAGCTGGGCTTTCTCGGCCTCAAGTACCCCGAGGAGTACGGGGGCTCCAACGCCGGCGAGCTCTACGAGGCGGTGCTGCTCGAGGAGATGGGACGCTGCGGCTCGGGCGGCCTCGCCGCGAGCCTCGGGGCCCAGCACACCATCGCCACCGGGCCCCTCCACAAATACGGCACCGAGGACCAGAAGCGGCGCTTCCTCGTCCCCGCCCTCCGGGGGGAGAAGATCGGTGCCTTCGGCATCACCGAGCCCAACGCGGGCTCCGACGTGGCCGGCCTGCGCACTACCGCCCGCCTCGACGGGGACCACTACGTCGTCAACGGCTCGAAGACCTACATCACCAATGGCGTCCGGGCGGACTTCCTCGTCCTGGCGGTGAAGACGCAGCCGGACGCCGGACACAAGGGCCTGTCCCTGTTGGTGGTGGAGAAGGGCACCCCCGGCTTCTCGGTGGGGCGGAAGCTGAAGAAGCTCGGCTGGCGCGCCTCGGACACCGCCGAGCTCTTCCTCGAGGATTGTCGGGTGCCCGCGTCCAACCTGCTCGGTGGGGTGGAGGGGCAGGGCTTCTATCAGATCATGGGCAACTTCCAGTGGGAGCGCCTGTCGCTCGCCCTGGGGGCCGTGGGCGCCATGGAGGAGATGCTCGAGGTGGTGATGGCCCACGTGCGCGAGCGGCGGGCCTTCGGCCACTCGCTCAACGAGTTCCAGGTGGTGCGCCACCGCATCGCCGAACTGGCCACGGAGTTCGAGGCGGCGCGCCAGCTCACCTACCACGCGCTGCGCCTGCACGTGGGCGGCGAGTTCGCCATCGCCCAGACGTCCATGGCCAAGAAGGTGGCCACCGAGACCGCGTGCCGGGTCGCCGACGCGTGCCTCCAGCTCCATGGCGGCGCGGGCTACATGATGGAGTACGACATCCAGCGACATTGGCGCGACGCGCGCCTGGGCCCCATCGGCGGCGGCACCAGTGAGATCATGAACGAGATCATCGCCAAGCAGCTCGGTCTCTAA